In the genome of Actinomycetes bacterium, the window AGCCTGACGATGTCGCGGATACGGAGCCGTGACACCGGACCCGAGCTGACCATCCGCCGGTTGCTGCACGCGCGCGGCCTCCGTTACCGAAAGCATGTGCGGGCGTTGCCCGGTAGGCCCGACCTCGTGTTCAGCGGACCGAAGGTCGCCGTTTTCGTCGACGGCGACTTCTGGCAC includes:
- a CDS encoding very short patch repair endonuclease — its product is MADNMTVAQRSLTMSRIRSRDTGPELTIRRLLHARGLRYRKHVRALPGRPDLVFSGPKVAVFVDGDFWHGWKFSQWKEKLGPYWREKIEGNKRRDARNFRQLRQGGWTVIRLWE